In Cervus elaphus chromosome 7, mCerEla1.1, whole genome shotgun sequence, the following proteins share a genomic window:
- the LOC122697496 gene encoding histone H2A type 1-B, producing the protein MSGRGKQGGKARAKAKTRSSRAGLQFPVGRVHRLLRKGNYSERVGAGAPVYLAAVLEYLTAEILELAGNAARDNKKTRIIPRHLQLAIRNDEELNKLLGRVTIAQGGVLPNIQAVLLPKKTESHHKAKGK; encoded by the coding sequence ATGTCTGGGCGCGGGAAGCAAGGAGGGAAAGCTCGTGCCAAGGCTAAAACTCGCTCTTCGCGGGCCGGGCTCCAGTTCCCCGTGGGCCGAGTGCACCGGCTGCTCCGCAAGGGGAACTACTCCGAGCGGGTCGGGGCCGGGGCCCCGGTGTATCTGGCGGCGGTGCTGGAGTACCTGACGGCCGAGATCCTGGAGCTGGCGGGCAACGCTGCCCGGGACAATAAGAAGACCCGCATCATCCCGCGCCACCTACAGCTGGCTATCCGCAACGACGAGGAGCTCAACAAGCTGCTGGGTCGTGTGACCATCGCTCAGGGTGGTGTCCTGCCCAACATCCAGGCGGTGCTGCTGCCCAAGAAGACTGAGAGCCATCACAAGGCAAAGGGCAAGTGA
- the LOC122697503 gene encoding histone H2B type 1-C/E/F/G/I: MPEPAKSAPAPKKGSKKAVTKAQKKDGKKRKRSRKESYSVYVYKVLKQVHPDTGISSKAMGIMNSFVNDIFERIAGEASRLAHYNKRSTITSREIQTAVRLLLPGELAKHAVSEGTKAVTKYTSSK; the protein is encoded by the coding sequence ATGCCTGAGCCGGCCAAGTCCGCTCCTGCCCCGAAGAAGGGCTCCAAGAAGGCGGTGACCAAGGCGCAGAAGAAGGACGGCAAGAAGCGCAAGCGCAGCCGCAAAGAGAGCTACTCCGTATACGTGTACAAAGTGCTGAAGCAGGTCCACCCGGACACCGGCATCTCATCCAAGGCCATGGGCATCATGAACTCCTTCGTCAACGACATCTTCGAGCGCATCGCTGGCGAGGCGTCGCGCTTGGCTCATTACAACAAGCGTTCGACCATCACATCGAGGGAGATCCAGACGGCCGTGCGCCTGCTGCTTCCCGGGGAGCTGGCCAAACACGCGGTGTCTGAGGGCACCAAGGCCGTCACCAAGTACACCAGCTCCAAGTAA